The proteins below come from a single Methanobacterium formicicum DSM 3637 genomic window:
- the aspS gene encoding aspartate--tRNA(Asn) ligase, producing MTDSLGDWKRTHYSQELDEDMDTESVTLMGWVHEIRDLGGIIFVLLRDRNGITQITAPSKKITPELLEQIRKFKKESVIAVKGTVQGSPKAPGGVEIIPTEVKVLNESKQPLPLDPTEKVRAEIDTRLDSRYLDLRKHSISAIFKIKSAMLHSVRIYLEEKGFMEVNTPKLVGSATEGGTELFPITYFEREAFLGQSPQLYKQMMMATGLDKVFEIAPIFRAEEHDTMRHLNEVISIDAEMAFADQEDAMNLLEKLVHNAIKEVKENCQAELEDLGVELEVPELPFPRLEYDEVIDIVNSRGVSLSHGEDLSRAAEKALGEAMDGYYFITNWPSEIKPFYVMPHEDAPEKSYAFDLMYRDLEISSGATRVHQHDLLVEQIKSKGLNPDSFQRYLAAFEYGMPPHAGWGLGAERFTMCITGMKNIRETVLFPRDRRRLTP from the coding sequence TTGACAGATTCATTAGGAGACTGGAAAAGAACACATTATTCACAGGAATTAGACGAAGATATGGACACTGAATCAGTGACACTCATGGGCTGGGTTCATGAAATCCGTGACCTCGGTGGTATCATATTCGTACTCTTACGTGACCGGAACGGTATCACCCAGATCACCGCTCCCAGTAAAAAGATCACTCCAGAGTTACTTGAACAAATCAGGAAATTCAAAAAAGAATCTGTAATTGCAGTTAAAGGAACTGTACAGGGATCACCTAAAGCCCCTGGTGGAGTGGAGATCATACCCACCGAAGTAAAGGTTTTAAACGAATCCAAACAGCCATTACCACTGGATCCAACCGAAAAGGTGCGAGCTGAAATTGACACCAGACTGGACTCCAGATACCTGGATCTTAGAAAACACAGCATCAGCGCCATATTCAAGATAAAAAGTGCAATGCTGCACTCAGTCCGCATTTATCTGGAAGAAAAAGGTTTCATGGAAGTTAACACCCCAAAACTGGTGGGATCAGCCACTGAAGGTGGAACAGAACTCTTCCCAATCACCTACTTTGAAAGAGAAGCCTTCCTGGGCCAGAGCCCCCAGCTTTACAAGCAGATGATGATGGCCACTGGACTGGACAAGGTTTTTGAAATTGCCCCTATTTTCCGTGCTGAGGAACACGATACCATGCGTCACCTCAACGAAGTAATATCCATCGATGCTGAGATGGCCTTTGCTGACCAGGAAGATGCCATGAACCTACTGGAGAAACTGGTGCACAATGCCATTAAAGAGGTAAAGGAAAACTGCCAGGCAGAACTGGAAGACCTGGGAGTGGAACTGGAAGTACCTGAACTACCATTCCCCCGCTTAGAATACGATGAAGTCATTGATATCGTTAACTCCAGAGGAGTATCATTAAGTCATGGTGAGGACCTTTCCCGTGCTGCTGAAAAGGCACTGGGAGAAGCCATGGACGGATACTACTTCATAACCAACTGGCCCAGTGAAATCAAACCCTTCTATGTAATGCCCCATGAAGATGCACCCGAAAAAAGCTATGCCTTTGACCTGATGTACCGGGACCTGGAAATATCCTCAGGAGCAACCAGGGTACACCAGCATGACCTGCTGGTTGAACAGATAAAAAGCAAGGGACTTAACCCCGACTCATTCCAGCGTTATCTGGCAGCATTCGAGTACGGAATGCCACCACACGCAGGCTGGGGACTGGGAGCAGAACGATTCACCATGTGCATCACCGGAATGAAAAACATCCGTGAAACAGTGCTCTTCCCAAGGGACAGGAGAAGGTTGACTCCTTAA
- a CDS encoding cyclic 2,3-diphosphoglycerate synthase: protein MSALLKMVCLIDGEHYLPVTRSALNTLDNLEHIEVVAAVFIGGTEKLRDATPESIGEKLGVKVYFGSDHHKIPYDLIVKVSKEHQADVVMDLSDEPVVDYSKRFKIASLVLEEGILYEGPDFSFQPLDEYDVLTKPSVKILGTGKRIGKTAVSAYAARLIHKEQYNPCVVAMGRGGPEEPEIVRGDEIKITPQYLMEQSDKGIHAASDHWEDALMSRILTIGCRRCGGGMVGQVFITNMKKGAQMANEVDSEFVIMEGSGAAIPPIKTDRHIVLVGANQPMINIQRFFGPFRIKMADLVVITMCEEPMASPQKVERIEKVIKDINPDAMVIPTVFRPKPLDSVEGKRVLFATTAPDSVKDVLIKHLEDEYGCTVVGTTPYLSNRPLLQKDIEKYIDEVDVMLTELKAAAVDVATKDALKAGLEVVYCDNIPLVIREEDDLDPAILTVVDKAIEDHQNK, encoded by the coding sequence ATGAGTGCTTTATTGAAGATGGTATGCTTGATCGATGGCGAGCACTACCTCCCGGTTACAAGATCAGCATTAAACACCCTTGATAACCTTGAACACATTGAAGTTGTGGCTGCGGTATTTATTGGCGGCACAGAAAAACTGAGAGATGCCACTCCCGAATCAATCGGAGAAAAACTGGGAGTTAAAGTTTATTTCGGATCTGATCATCATAAAATCCCTTACGATCTTATTGTTAAGGTTTCAAAAGAACACCAGGCAGATGTTGTCATGGATCTTTCTGATGAACCTGTTGTTGATTATTCTAAACGTTTTAAAATCGCATCGCTGGTGCTGGAAGAGGGAATCCTCTATGAAGGCCCCGACTTTTCTTTTCAACCCCTGGATGAATACGATGTTCTCACCAAACCCTCAGTCAAGATACTGGGAACTGGTAAACGCATAGGTAAAACTGCAGTATCTGCCTATGCTGCCCGATTAATACACAAAGAACAATACAATCCATGTGTGGTAGCAATGGGCCGTGGTGGTCCAGAGGAACCGGAAATTGTTCGGGGTGATGAGATCAAAATCACACCCCAGTACCTTATGGAACAGTCTGATAAAGGAATTCACGCTGCCAGTGACCACTGGGAAGATGCCTTGATGAGCCGCATACTCACCATTGGATGTCGCCGCTGTGGTGGTGGAATGGTGGGCCAGGTGTTCATAACCAACATGAAAAAGGGTGCCCAGATGGCCAATGAGGTTGATTCAGAATTTGTGATAATGGAAGGTAGTGGAGCAGCCATACCACCCATTAAAACCGACCGACACATTGTACTGGTGGGAGCTAACCAGCCAATGATCAACATCCAACGATTCTTCGGACCTTTCAGAATTAAAATGGCAGACCTGGTGGTTATCACCATGTGTGAAGAACCAATGGCCAGTCCGCAGAAAGTGGAACGCATTGAAAAGGTTATAAAAGATATCAACCCTGATGCCATGGTAATACCTACAGTGTTTCGTCCCAAACCATTGGATTCAGTGGAGGGTAAACGAGTTTTATTTGCCACCACAGCCCCGGATTCTGTTAAAGATGTGTTAATAAAACATCTGGAAGATGAATACGGCTGTACTGTTGTTGGAACCACACCCTACCTTTCCAACAGACCATTACTCCAGAAAGATATTGAAAAATATATCGATGAAGTGGATGTTATGCTAACCGAGCTTAAAGCTGCTGCAGTAGATGTGGCCACAAAAGATGCTCTAAAAGCCGGTTTGGAAGTGGTTTACTGTGACAATATACCACTGGTTATAAGGGAAGAAGATGACCTTGATCCAGCCATACTTACCGTGGTGGATAAGGCCATTGAGGACCACCAGAATAAATAA
- a CDS encoding DUF2188 domain-containing protein yields the protein MAANIHVITGKKGGWDVKRDGAVKASGHFDTKEEAIEFAEKEGQRYNVEVFIHTEDGKIEKKESFGKNFYPG from the coding sequence ATGGCTGCAAATATTCATGTTATAACCGGTAAAAAAGGAGGTTGGGATGTTAAAAGAGACGGGGCTGTAAAGGCTTCTGGACACTTTGACACCAAAGAAGAAGCAATCGAATTTGCCGAGAAGGAAGGTCAAAGATACAATGTTGAAGTATTTATCCACACTGAAGATGGAAAAATAGAAAAAAAGGAAAGCTTCGGTAAAAACTTCTATCCAGGCTAA
- a CDS encoding NAD(P)/FAD-dependent oxidoreductase, which yields MSENIPEKGAVIQKDLETYAIIPYIPGGLVDPATLIKIANIAEKYNAKTLKVTSNQRIAIIGIKFEDIDRIWEDLDMKPGGFIGKRVRSTKFCPGTTHCKRAEQDSIKMGIAIDEKFQGMEMPNKIKIGVSGCPNSCAESRVKDIGLIGYRKGWNLYVGGTAGIKPMIGQLVAKNLTDEEAVEFIGKIINYYQENEKSKRLGRFIERIGFERFKNAMIP from the coding sequence ATGTCAGAAAATATTCCAGAAAAGGGTGCTGTAATCCAGAAAGACTTGGAAACCTATGCAATAATTCCTTATATTCCCGGCGGTCTGGTAGACCCGGCCACACTAATAAAAATAGCCAATATTGCCGAAAAATATAATGCTAAAACTCTTAAGGTAACTTCCAACCAGCGCATAGCCATTATTGGAATTAAATTTGAGGATATTGACCGGATATGGGAAGATCTGGACATGAAACCCGGAGGATTTATTGGAAAACGGGTAAGGTCCACCAAATTCTGTCCAGGTACCACCCACTGCAAACGGGCAGAGCAGGATTCTATAAAGATGGGAATTGCAATTGATGAAAAGTTCCAGGGAATGGAAATGCCCAATAAGATAAAAATTGGAGTATCCGGATGTCCAAATTCTTGTGCAGAATCCCGAGTAAAGGATATTGGACTCATTGGTTACAGGAAAGGATGGAATCTGTATGTGGGTGGAACTGCAGGCATAAAACCCATGATTGGACAACTTGTAGCCAAAAACTTAACAGACGAGGAAGCCGTAGAATTTATAGGAAAAATCATTAATTACTATCAGGAAAATGAAAAGTCCAAACGTTTAGGAAGATTCATTGAAAGAATAGGATTTGAAAGATTTAAGAACGCAATGATCCCCTAA
- a CDS encoding cation-translocating P-type ATPase: MSDINIGENIGLIKENISLKIKENISLQKFKEDNEYRSIILTIISGVFLLISWSGIPKDILPFDVALVSVVISGTPILIEAGKGLITSFDLKANVLVSIALIASVAIGEYFAAGEIAVIMMIGEILEDRTVRKAHESVKKLIQLTPQVARIKTSQGEKEVRVSELEICDILLVKPGESIPVDGVVTSGRTSIDQSILTGESMPVNKKVGDEVFIGTLNQLGAIEVKATRVGEDTSLAELIRLVKESESRKAPVVRLTDRVATIIVPIAVAASLITYIITQDIIRLVTILVVFCPCALVLATPTAIMAGIGNASRKGILIKSGEALENVGRVKTIAFDKTGTITYGKPEVIDVISFEEKYTPGKILQIAAIAEKFSEHPIGQAVLNRAKEESLKISDPHEFKVEIGHGVRALIGNERVLVGNQKLIDDNKIGVKQQQEEIITAHEDQGKTVLMVAIGDSISGIITVADTIKEKSKETVQELKGMGINEVLLLTGDNEVTAASIAREIGADNVYSQQLPGDKVQVIEERIANGERVCMIGDGINDAPALARSSVGVAMGALGSDVAIESADVALMSDDLSKVPELIDLSRKVRGTINVNIVVPIMINFMAILLAGFGIIGPVAGALIHNMGSVLVVANSSRLISYRQNRKNRKSRVNIKNVESTS; encoded by the coding sequence ATGAGTGATATAAATATTGGAGAGAATATTGGACTGATTAAAGAGAATATTAGCCTAAAAATTAAAGAGAATATAAGCTTACAGAAATTTAAAGAAGATAATGAGTATCGCTCCATAATTTTAACTATTATTTCAGGAGTATTCCTGTTAATCAGCTGGTCAGGGATCCCTAAAGATATATTGCCCTTTGATGTGGCACTGGTAAGTGTGGTGATCAGTGGAACACCCATACTCATTGAAGCAGGAAAGGGTTTGATCACTAGTTTTGATTTAAAAGCAAATGTTCTGGTTAGTATTGCCCTTATTGCATCTGTTGCAATAGGTGAATATTTTGCAGCTGGAGAAATTGCAGTTATCATGATGATCGGTGAGATCTTAGAGGATCGAACCGTTAGGAAAGCTCATGAAAGTGTTAAAAAACTCATCCAGTTAACACCCCAGGTGGCCCGGATAAAGACATCCCAGGGGGAAAAGGAAGTAAGGGTGAGTGAACTGGAAATCTGTGATATTCTTCTGGTAAAGCCTGGAGAATCCATTCCTGTTGATGGAGTTGTTACCAGTGGACGCACCTCCATAGATCAATCAATTTTAACCGGAGAATCCATGCCTGTTAATAAAAAAGTAGGTGATGAAGTCTTCATAGGTACTTTAAACCAGTTAGGGGCAATTGAAGTAAAAGCTACCAGGGTTGGTGAAGACACATCCCTGGCTGAACTTATAAGACTGGTTAAAGAATCCGAAAGTAGGAAAGCACCCGTAGTTAGGTTAACTGACCGGGTTGCCACCATCATTGTTCCCATTGCTGTAGCAGCCTCCCTGATAACATACATCATAACCCAGGATATCATACGTCTGGTTACCATTCTGGTTGTGTTCTGTCCCTGTGCCCTGGTACTGGCCACCCCCACCGCAATCATGGCCGGAATTGGTAATGCATCACGCAAGGGAATTCTTATAAAAAGTGGGGAAGCCCTAGAAAATGTGGGAAGGGTCAAAACAATTGCATTTGATAAAACCGGCACCATAACATATGGTAAACCAGAAGTAATTGATGTTATATCATTTGAAGAAAAGTACACTCCTGGAAAAATTCTACAAATAGCAGCCATTGCTGAGAAGTTCTCAGAGCATCCCATTGGCCAGGCTGTCCTTAACAGGGCTAAAGAAGAATCACTGAAGATCAGTGACCCCCATGAATTTAAAGTTGAAATTGGTCATGGTGTCAGGGCACTGATTGGTAATGAAAGGGTTCTGGTTGGTAATCAAAAACTAATAGATGACAATAAAATTGGAGTAAAACAACAACAGGAAGAGATTATCACTGCCCATGAAGATCAGGGAAAAACAGTTTTGATGGTTGCCATAGGAGACTCAATTTCAGGGATTATAACTGTGGCCGATACTATAAAAGAAAAATCCAAAGAAACTGTGCAAGAACTTAAAGGAATGGGTATAAATGAGGTCTTGCTCTTAACCGGTGACAACGAGGTAACTGCTGCTTCCATTGCCAGGGAAATTGGTGCCGATAATGTATATTCCCAGCAGCTTCCTGGTGACAAGGTCCAAGTAATTGAAGAGCGGATAGCAAATGGTGAAAGGGTGTGTATGATTGGGGATGGTATAAATGATGCTCCTGCCCTGGCCAGGTCCAGTGTGGGTGTGGCTATGGGTGCACTGGGATCAGATGTGGCCATTGAAAGCGCGGATGTGGCACTGATGTCCGATGATCTATCTAAAGTCCCGGAACTCATTGATCTTTCCAGAAAAGTCAGGGGCACCATCAATGTAAATATTGTGGTTCCCATCATGATAAACTTCATGGCCATATTGCTGGCTGGTTTTGGTATTATTGGACCAGTAGCGGGTGCTTTGATTCATAATATGGGATCAGTACTGGTGGTGGCCAATTCATCCCGGCTGATCAGTTACCGCCAGAATCGGAAAAACCGAAAATCAAGGGTTAACATTAAAAATGTGGAATCAACTTCATAA
- a CDS encoding RimK/LysX family protein, which yields MESQDYDKLSFDKLKKQLSFNFAENKAINDLQIKPDAFIPVLFSLKFGGDWSFKTRDLEAMAVKEKITRYNEDEGEGYTLERVTLFVNPILISTEGKVLRLEKCGSKNERELVERPFRVKLDAEDIIKAELNPKIMEISLERIKGPLNFEGSAAYGVSHEIEHLAGCEHTGKFIWEFQYKVEN from the coding sequence GTGGAATCTCAAGATTATGATAAATTAAGTTTTGATAAACTCAAAAAACAGCTTTCTTTCAACTTCGCTGAGAATAAGGCTATAAATGACCTCCAGATTAAACCGGATGCATTCATACCAGTGTTATTCTCCCTCAAATTCGGCGGGGACTGGAGTTTCAAAACCCGGGATCTGGAAGCCATGGCAGTAAAGGAGAAAATAACCCGTTACAATGAAGATGAAGGGGAAGGTTATACCTTAGAACGGGTTACTCTCTTTGTGAATCCCATTTTAATCTCCACAGAGGGTAAAGTGCTGCGTCTGGAAAAGTGTGGTAGTAAAAATGAACGTGAACTGGTTGAAAGACCATTCCGGGTTAAACTAGATGCAGAAGATATTATCAAGGCAGAACTTAACCCTAAAATCATGGAGATAAGTCTTGAAAGGATTAAAGGACCCCTGAACTTTGAGGGATCTGCAGCTTATGGAGTTTCCCATGAAATAGAGCACCTGGCAGGATGTGAACATACTGGAAAATTCATATGGGAGTTCCAATACAAGGTTGAAAATTAG
- a CDS encoding NAD(P)/FAD-dependent oxidoreductase, which yields MKIYDIAVVGAGPAGCMAAIRGAQLGQEVILIERNDKIGRKLLLTGNGRCNLTNTATLDEFLEKFGRRGSFYRNVFGEFSNHDLMDFFKSHDLELKEEENGRIFPVTERAESVVDILKNVLSENQVQIQYNYRLEHLHKSSQIFKLSSTENEIISAHNVIIATGGTTYEFTGSTGDGYTVARLLGHHITELKPGFVPLRVREKWVHDLKGVTLEDVGLTIGYGGKKISLPDGNLLLTHFGISGPVILDMSNMIVKTMDKHGDLKLYIDFKPGINQEALNNQLMKDFESHSKKILRNYLKNHLPNSTIDPVLEIVSIYPYKKLNQINKKERLLLVNILKALPLTITGHLPMNKAMLTCGGVSKKDIDPQTMESKLVKGLYFAGEIISGCAPSGGYNLQQAFSTGFVAGSNAAGKP from the coding sequence ATGAAAATATACGACATAGCGGTAGTTGGAGCTGGACCTGCAGGTTGCATGGCTGCAATTCGAGGGGCACAACTCGGCCAGGAAGTAATTTTAATTGAAAGAAATGATAAAATAGGCCGCAAACTCCTTTTAACTGGTAATGGTCGATGCAACCTTACCAATACAGCCACACTGGATGAATTCCTGGAAAAATTTGGTAGGCGAGGTTCATTTTACCGGAATGTTTTCGGTGAATTTTCCAACCATGACCTCATGGATTTTTTTAAAAGTCATGACCTGGAATTAAAAGAAGAAGAAAATGGTCGTATATTCCCAGTTACAGAAAGAGCTGAATCTGTGGTAGATATTTTAAAAAATGTTCTATCCGAAAACCAGGTGCAAATCCAGTATAATTACCGTTTAGAGCATCTTCATAAAAGTTCCCAGATTTTCAAGCTCTCTTCAACTGAAAACGAGATAATTTCCGCGCATAACGTTATCATCGCTACTGGAGGGACAACTTATGAATTTACCGGTTCCACCGGTGATGGTTACACTGTTGCCCGGTTACTGGGGCATCATATAACTGAGCTGAAACCTGGCTTTGTTCCCTTACGAGTACGTGAAAAATGGGTTCACGACCTTAAAGGAGTTACCCTGGAGGATGTGGGGCTCACTATAGGATATGGTGGGAAAAAAATATCACTACCTGATGGAAACCTACTCCTAACCCATTTTGGAATTTCAGGACCGGTTATTCTTGATATGAGTAACATGATCGTTAAAACCATGGATAAACATGGTGATCTGAAGCTTTACATTGATTTTAAACCTGGGATCAATCAGGAAGCCCTTAACAACCAGCTGATGAAAGACTTTGAAAGTCACAGTAAAAAGATTTTGAGAAATTACCTGAAAAACCATCTCCCTAACAGTACCATAGACCCGGTTTTAGAGATTGTATCAATTTATCCTTATAAAAAATTGAACCAGATCAACAAAAAAGAGCGATTGTTATTAGTGAATATATTAAAGGCCCTCCCATTAACAATCACCGGGCATCTTCCCATGAATAAAGCCATGCTTACCTGTGGAGGTGTATCTAAAAAGGATATTGATCCTCAAACCATGGAATCAAAACTGGTTAAGGGATTGTACTTTGCAGGAGAAATAATTTCAGGATGCGCCCCCAGTGGAGGATATAATCTTCAACAGGCATTTTCAACAGGTTTTGTTGCAGGAAGTAATGCAGCAGGTAAACCATGA
- the ppcA gene encoding phosphoenolpyruvate carboxylase: MIPKCMSTQHPDNVNSPFFSSSNEIGGEDEIAEAYYVFSHLGCDEQMWDCEGKEVDNYVVKKLLTRYGEFFNQKKLGEDLRLTLRVPNPTVEKAEAKILLETLESIPRSFDVAKLFYGEDIAPVFEIILPMTGSARCIDRIYRYYSDFVIGKQNKSFKDDDITIAEWIGEFKPTKINAIPLFEDREGMLNAHEITRKYLSDKDIHQQRIFLARSDPAMNYGLIGAVLMNKLALYNFNLLSEDTGVDIYPIIGVGSAPFRGNLKPQNIENLTTEYPSVHTFTIQSSFKYDHPTSEVIKGIEKLKSIKTSRPHEVDPEKFLEIIDKYGQEFQKQILELAPPINSIAKHTPNRRKRKLHIGLFGYSRNIDGISLPRAISFTCALYSLGLPPEVLALNALDGDDFAFLDEYYLNFRNDLKDALQYLNLDSPFLPEPIKERLKSMDYVTNEEHKEITDQIIDLFRKDNVDAVPELILRAANLRKFVG; encoded by the coding sequence TTGATTCCAAAGTGTATGAGTACTCAGCACCCAGATAATGTAAACTCCCCTTTCTTTTCATCTTCCAATGAAATAGGTGGCGAAGATGAAATAGCAGAGGCATACTATGTTTTTTCCCATTTAGGCTGTGATGAGCAGATGTGGGATTGTGAGGGGAAGGAAGTTGACAACTACGTTGTTAAAAAATTGTTAACTAGATACGGGGAGTTCTTCAACCAGAAAAAGTTAGGAGAAGATTTACGCCTCACACTGAGGGTTCCCAACCCCACCGTGGAAAAAGCAGAAGCTAAAATACTCTTAGAAACCCTGGAAAGCATACCACGGTCATTTGATGTGGCTAAATTATTTTACGGAGAGGACATAGCACCAGTTTTTGAGATAATTTTACCCATGACTGGATCTGCCAGGTGCATTGACCGGATATACAGATATTATTCAGATTTTGTAATTGGAAAACAGAACAAATCATTTAAAGATGATGATATTACCATTGCAGAATGGATTGGTGAATTTAAACCCACAAAGATAAATGCCATCCCTCTTTTTGAAGACAGGGAGGGTATGTTAAATGCACATGAGATAACCCGCAAATACCTCAGTGACAAAGACATCCACCAGCAAAGAATTTTCCTGGCCAGATCCGACCCAGCCATGAACTACGGATTAATCGGTGCAGTTTTAATGAATAAATTAGCTCTGTACAACTTCAATCTCCTCTCTGAGGATACAGGGGTTGATATCTACCCAATCATTGGTGTGGGTTCTGCTCCTTTCCGGGGGAACCTGAAACCACAGAACATTGAAAATCTGACCACCGAATATCCCAGTGTGCACACCTTCACCATCCAGTCCTCCTTTAAATACGACCATCCCACCAGCGAAGTGATCAAGGGCATTGAAAAGTTAAAATCAATCAAAACTTCCAGGCCCCATGAAGTTGACCCTGAAAAATTCCTGGAAATTATAGATAAGTATGGTCAGGAATTTCAGAAGCAGATCCTGGAATTAGCCCCACCCATAAACAGCATAGCAAAGCACACTCCCAACCGCAGGAAGAGGAAATTACACATTGGTCTGTTTGGTTATTCCCGAAATATTGATGGAATTTCATTACCCCGGGCCATATCATTTACCTGTGCTCTATATTCATTGGGCTTACCTCCAGAAGTCTTGGCTTTAAATGCCCTGGATGGGGATGACTTCGCATTTCTGGATGAATACTATCTGAATTTCAGAAACGATCTGAAGGATGCTCTGCAGTATTTAAATCTTGATTCTCCGTTTTTACCCGAGCCTATAAAAGAAAGGTTAAAATCCATGGATTATGTAACTAACGAGGAACATAAAGAAATCACTGATCAGATCATCGACTTATTCCGGAAGGATAATGTTGATGCAGTACCAGAGCTCATCTTAAGAGCAGCTAACCTGCGTAAATTCGTTGGCTAA
- a CDS encoding UPF0058 family protein: MYKDELIQLHQFLVYVLKHLDHEYEVKDECKDYLCLNISPHHIHRTKAEHKYAIFVLSNSISEIIAANNGGTSSNISNGLSELVKRSRKELMKFQNEDTLAAQKIKMQ, from the coding sequence ATGTACAAAGATGAGCTTATACAGTTGCATCAATTTTTGGTATACGTTTTGAAGCATCTGGACCATGAGTATGAGGTGAAGGATGAGTGTAAGGATTATTTATGCCTTAACATTAGCCCCCATCACATACACCGCACCAAAGCAGAACATAAATATGCTATTTTTGTATTGTCCAATTCTATTTCTGAGATCATTGCCGCCAATAACGGAGGAACTTCTTCAAACATTTCCAATGGCCTCTCAGAACTGGTTAAAAGGTCGCGGAAAGAACTCATGAAATTCCAGAATGAGGATACATTAGCTGCCCAAAAAATAAAGATGCAATAA
- the hisD gene encoding histidinol dehydrogenase has translation MKTVKINDENIGQLLGRSQIDSDSVMNIVNNILSDVKNNGDESLRQYTEKFDGVDLKDFLIKEEELKESLSKIEDDLVGSLKQAASNIRKFHQAQLPQDWSMEVDEGITAGQIVRPLERVGCYIPGGRAVYPSSILMTVIPAKVAGVDEIICCTPPGPDGKVEDIVLAAAYLAGADKVYRVGGAQAIAALAYGTQTIPAVDKIVGPGNVFVTAAKKMVYGQVDIDFPAGPSEVLIIADETGNPDYITLDLLAQAEHDPQAASVLVTTSPELARSVETKIKEKLPQMKRDQIITESLQENGKIILAGSLDEAVNFSNAYAPEHLMIMTRDPEEVVKYIKNAGSIFLGNLTPVAAGDYGSGTNHVLPTSFCARMYSGLSTESFLKKPTVQRLSREGLENLKDVVIPLAEYEGLYAHAESFKKRLDDE, from the coding sequence ATGAAAACCGTAAAAATTAACGATGAAAACATAGGCCAACTCCTGGGAAGGTCACAGATAGACTCTGATTCTGTTATGAATATTGTGAATAATATCCTTAGCGATGTTAAGAACAATGGCGATGAATCACTCCGCCAGTATACTGAAAAGTTTGATGGGGTTGATCTAAAGGATTTTCTCATCAAAGAAGAAGAGTTGAAAGAGAGTCTCAGTAAGATTGAAGATGACCTGGTTGGCAGCCTTAAACAGGCCGCATCCAACATTCGTAAATTCCACCAGGCCCAGTTACCCCAGGACTGGTCCATGGAAGTGGATGAAGGTATAACAGCTGGTCAAATTGTCCGCCCCCTGGAGCGGGTGGGATGTTACATACCCGGAGGGAGGGCTGTTTATCCTTCAAGCATTCTTATGACCGTAATTCCAGCCAAAGTTGCAGGAGTAGATGAGATCATCTGCTGCACTCCACCGGGTCCAGATGGAAAGGTGGAGGATATTGTACTGGCAGCTGCATACCTGGCTGGTGCAGATAAAGTTTACAGGGTGGGAGGGGCCCAGGCCATTGCAGCCCTGGCCTATGGAACCCAAACAATACCCGCAGTGGATAAAATTGTGGGGCCCGGTAACGTATTTGTTACTGCGGCTAAAAAGATGGTCTACGGCCAGGTGGATATTGACTTCCCTGCAGGACCCTCAGAGGTGCTGATAATAGCAGATGAAACTGGTAACCCTGATTATATAACACTGGATCTTCTGGCACAGGCCGAGCACGACCCCCAGGCAGCATCGGTACTGGTAACCACATCCCCGGAGCTTGCCCGGTCAGTTGAAACCAAAATCAAGGAAAAACTTCCCCAGATGAAACGGGACCAGATCATCACAGAATCACTCCAAGAAAATGGGAAAATCATTCTGGCCGGTTCCCTTGATGAGGCAGTTAATTTCTCCAATGCATATGCACCAGAACACCTGATGATCATGACCCGTGACCCTGAGGAAGTGGTTAAGTATATTAAGAATGCAGGAAGCATATTCCTTGGAAACTTAACCCCAGTTGCAGCTGGTGATTATGGGTCTGGTACCAACCATGTGTTACCCACATCATTCTGTGCCAGGATGTACTCCGGACTCTCCACCGAGTCATTCCTGAAAAAACCAACAGTACAAAGGTTATCCAGAGAAGGTTTGGAGAATCTTAAGGATGTGGTGATACCCTTAGCAGAATATGAAGGTTTATACGCTCACGCTGAGTCATTTAAAAAGCGTCTTGATGATGAATAA